TGCCCGCTCAGCGACAGCAACAGTGTGAGAATCAGGCGGGTGATACCGATCCACAGCAGATAAACCAGCAGAAAGGCGAAGCCATATTTGAAGGCCGCGATCATCGCGACGGTCAGGCCCAGGATCGAGGTCCACATCGACACGCGCTGGTCGAACAGCACGATGCTGGTAAACACACCGAGACGATTGACGCCCAGGCCCAGAGCTCGAGAGTTCTGGCGCAGGTTGTTGCCATACCAGCGATACATCAGTTTGCGGCTGGCCTTCAAAAAGCTCTTTTCAGGTGGATGCTCAACCGTGTTGATTGCCGCGTCCGGTACATAGAAGGTGTCGTAGCCAAGGCGCATCAGGCTGAACCAGCTGGACTTGTCGTCGCCGGTCAGGAACTTGAAACGGCCCAGGCGCCAGTGCTGCAGCGAATCGCTTTCAACGTCGGCGATGAAAGCCGGGTCGGTAACAACGGTTGCGCGAAACACTGACATGCGGCCAGTCATGGTCAGCACGCGCTTGGACAGGGCCATGGAGCACATGTTGATGTGGCGCTGGGCAAAACGCAGCTTGTGCCATTCGGCCATGATGTAGCCGCCGCGTACTTCGCAGAACTCGTTGGTGGTCAGGCCGCCGACATTGCCGAACAGCTGGAACCACGGAACCGTTTTGCGTACGACGCCTTCGCTGAGCACGGTGTCGCCATCGACAACTGCAACTACTGCGCGGTCGTCGGGCATGTGCCGCGATATCGCCCGAAAGCCGAAGGCCAGCCCGTCACGTTTGCCGGTTCCTGCGATGCGCACGAAATCCAGCTTCACGTGGTCAGGCGGGTTGTGCTTGGCCCACAGCGCCTTGACCAGCAGCTCGTCCGACATTTCTACCAGCGAGCACACCACGGTGGTGGGGAAGCCACACTCGATGGCCTCGCGGATCACGGAGCTGTACACCTGCGCGGTGGTTAGCGCGTCGATACGAAAACTGGTGACCATGAGAAACACATGGGAGGGATCAGCCGACTTACCCAGCTTGCGTACTTTGCGACGCAGGTGCGGGTAAACGATGTACAGAAATATCATGCCCCGCACAAAGTGCGTTGCGCCCATCGAGTAACGCCAGATACCGACGATCCCGATCAGGAAAATGAAGTCCTTCGATTGCGAATCGAAGATGCTTGCAGGCAAAGCCAATGCGATGGCGGCCAGCAAACTCAGATAAAACAGCCAGCCGGCGGCCTGGAGCAGGCCGTGCTTGAGACTTTGCATAGTGTGCATCCCTGAGTCAGTTGCAAACTCAAGCCGCAAGCTGCAGGTCTCAAGCTCAAGACGATGTGCTTGAGGGTGAGACCTGAGGCTTGGAACTTGCAGCTTGTGGCTTGAAGCTTGCGGCTGCCTTACCAGCAAATACCTTCGGTTTGACCGTTCGCTTCGGTGGCGTTTGCCATGAAACCGACCAGATCGATGACGCGTTTACCGGCAGGCGTCTTGTTGGCGAGTGCACGGAAGCGCTCATCGCGGTTGCCCAGGATGATCACGTCGGAGTTTTCG
The DNA window shown above is from Pseudomonas sp. BSw22131 and carries:
- the alg8 gene encoding mannuronan synthase; this encodes MQSLKHGLLQAAGWLFYLSLLAAIALALPASIFDSQSKDFIFLIGIVGIWRYSMGATHFVRGMIFLYIVYPHLRRKVRKLGKSADPSHVFLMVTSFRIDALTTAQVYSSVIREAIECGFPTTVVCSLVEMSDELLVKALWAKHNPPDHVKLDFVRIAGTGKRDGLAFGFRAISRHMPDDRAVVAVVDGDTVLSEGVVRKTVPWFQLFGNVGGLTTNEFCEVRGGYIMAEWHKLRFAQRHINMCSMALSKRVLTMTGRMSVFRATVVTDPAFIADVESDSLQHWRLGRFKFLTGDDKSSWFSLMRLGYDTFYVPDAAINTVEHPPEKSFLKASRKLMYRWYGNNLRQNSRALGLGVNRLGVFTSIVLFDQRVSMWTSILGLTVAMIAAFKYGFAFLLVYLLWIGITRLILTLLLSLSGHSIGPAYPVILYYNQIVGALMKIYVFFRLDRQSWTRQDTKLSRDMASFQGWFNTWSSRTMTFSAGSIFVAVLLTMV